In Erigeron canadensis isolate Cc75 chromosome 8, C_canadensis_v1, whole genome shotgun sequence, the DNA window GCATGTTTGTTTGTTTCCCATTAAGTCATGTCTGTAGTAAGTGGTGAAGAAAGAATTGTTGTGTATTTTATGTGCCTAATGAATAGTTGGCATGACTATAAGTTGCCATTTTGGTTAATCATCTTAGGTAACCATACATCTTTGCCTATACTCAAGTGGGAAATGACTAAATAGTTAGCTTAAGAGATTGAGCTGCATACAATAAAGACGCACCGCCTTTCGCGATTTCTCTTTGAACTGAATCATTCGGTTCAACCAGCCAATTGGGGTAGCAGAACTCAGCAGCCACATCAATTCTACATGAGCACGAACATGAGATTGCACAAATACAGATGCCTGTCTAACGAACTCGTATTCagtacacacatatatacaattaaataaaaatgggGCAAACAGTGCTCAACATTATAATATCACAAAGACCTTCGAGGTGTCTACTCCACATGCCAAATAAAGTGCTGCAGTGTCTCTAGTTGCTTTAGACAGTTGTTGGACATCATAGGGTAGAGTTATCTGTGTAATTAAAAGAACTTTGATGTTTAAGAAACCAATGAAGAACGATattcaatgaaaaaaaaaaactatgaaacaaaaaaaatagtgCACATACTGCATGGAGATCCACAATAAAGAACAATGTCTCATATTTATCCTGAAAGACGGGAAAAAATGAGGAAATATCTAATTAGATTGTGAACAGAATTAagatattttatgttataaCCATAAACAAAAGCTTATAGTTCTTCAAACAGTGTAACATAGTAAGAACTTAAACGGAAACAAATACCTGCAGTGATACCCAATTCTTAATTGCACCAAGATAATTTCCAAGGTGTATGGATCCTGTTGGTTGGACTCCAGAAACGATTCTCTTCCTAATAAACAAATTGTAGGTGAGATAAAGTACTACGGAGTATTGATGGCCAATGGGGATGATTTAACATTGGCCACATCGATAATCAGAAACACCTTACAAAGGATAAACTTATGGAGATGTTATTATTACTTTATAGACGTAGGGGAACTGTCTGAAACAGTGGGTTCGGGTGATGAAACACTGCAACAACATCGCTGGCTGCTAACACCTCCAACAACCTGAAGGTGATTCTCATTAATCATTCGCAGTCTccgttgtaatttatttgaagcACCAAATGACCTGTTTCAGGTTCACCAACAATGAAAATAGTAGTTACAAAAGACTTTTAATTAAGAATAGCAATCTGGTAATCAGGCCACCACACTCGATGCTAcatgttattatataataaatagtcAAAACAGAACATAAGTTCCAAAAAAAGCGGCTGCTAATTAGCACTAACCCTAACCATCCTTCAATTTGCTAGTCGGGAAATAACAAAGGAACTCATAGTTACTATACTTTTAAAGTTTGTTCTGCAATAGTTAGAGTAGCTGATATCGTGTGTTGTTTGCACACCTCTCACAGCGTCACATCAGCATCATACCCCAAATTACAAGGCATGGTCATACACTCATCATACCAAAATTTCAAGACCCATTTATCACACCCAACTCACTCAAAACCCATTACAAATGCACATGGCCCCCAACTCTTCCCCTTCTCACGCTCAAGACCAGCCTCCCACATACCCTTGTGGCATGATGCTTCTGAACCAGCCAGCGGTAAGGCTCACGCCCACACATGAGGCGCCCTTCCTCTATTACCACATTGTTCCCTCTCAGAGAAATACGTGTCATGTCATCGCCATAAAGGCATGTcaactatgtttttgttaataaaaaagagTGTTGCTAACTTGTTCAACGACTACATTGATAATTTTTCAAGGGCCTGTTGCCTACATTGGGTCACAAAACCTAAAGTACATTGCTATTAGAGTTAACCTTTATTATTAGAAATATTTGTCTGTATgagacaatataaatatataagtaattaTATTACTAAGAATACTTAAGTATCCCCAAATGAGCTCACACAATCCCcatatatgattaaaaagtACTACAAAACCACACCAAATTCACCCACAAATAGTACAAGTAAACAGACCCAAAAGACAATAACTTTATAAAATCCAAAGAGCCGTATTTATTTACACCGGAATACTATCTTTTTCTGTAGAAATGTCTCAGCAACAGATTGCATTATAATtacatcatatattatatatatatatataagtggtGACagatacgagtaataaatagGATAAAAAGGAGGGAGAGAGATAAGGGAAGGGGGGAGTGAAATACGTGAAGCGTGGACAAACAGTTGAGAGATTAAGAAACTGAGACACAAGGGACCGGCCCCCCATCTCCTTCTTCTTCTGACAATTGCTTTTGCTGTAAAACGAACACCAAAAAATAGGACCAAACTTGAAGAAGATATGAAGATGATGATCTGATGAAACACAACAGCAGCAACAGGGTTCCGCTTAGCTAAACTAAGGTTTTATGGATTTTACTCTTTTACACCCTCAATCTTCTTATTGTTACATTTTTGTCCCACCTCCTCAGctataaagttataaattacAGTTGAATATCTATCCAGCTAAAAAATTACTCGCGTATAGTGACGGATAGGGATGGGAAAAAAAACCCAACCCGACAGGGAAACTCGATACCCAATGAGAATATCCGATATCTGACCCCGTTCGGGGCAGTGATTGGGACATGTCTACCCCGACCTGACCCGACCCGATATCAATATCTAtaattatactcgtatatactTATAAGTGATtagtttgaatatatatatatatattcaaaactaaTATCAACTAAATTTGTATCCATGTTAAACAGCTTATATTTTTCAAACCATCAAGGATAAGTAGTAACCTTTCTCAAATCATACAAGTTttcgtaaatatttttgaaaaataactatCCTTATCGGttcgggttttgggttttgggcATGATTTTATCCCCGATGGGATCCCCAACAAGGTACCAGATGTgtatcgggtcgggttcgggtcgCATATCGGGTTCAGTGCTACCCGCCCCGAACCCGACCCATTGTCATTCCTACTGACGGAGACAATAGTTTGCACACCATTTGACTTCGCTGCAGCCGCCATTAGTTACACCTCTGTCATTGTTGTCGCATTGCGCAAATATCATGCTCATAGTTAATTATTGTAATCAAACTTTTGTTTAATATTAAAAGAGAATAAATGAAAGTGTAGGGTATGTTTTCTTTATCCAACAAGTTTTTACGATATTCATGGGTATAAACATTTTGTGCCGTAATTTGGTTAACTTGTAGGTTTAACTTGCCCAAAAATTTGTGATTTGATCCActcaaataaaaactaaatgtaTTTCAAAGTTGTATAACAAGGACAAAATAGTATAAGGTTGAAAGAGATGAGCATATTGTTATAAAGTTGatttgtttgaaatttttttttttttagttttttttaaaaaaatagtagcGGATAAATGACTAACACCTCCACGCAGATACGCCCGAGCCGGTTCATCTCCTAgcaatgccctaaagggtttgctcaCCATGTGTTAGATGGGTATAACATTGCTAAGGCcccacatttgcatgtggcatgattcgaacctgagacctctAAGAGGAAACCACATTGTGAAAACCCCCTTGACCAATGGgcttatttttcttaaataacttattattaattaattttttttaataaattatatatgtatctataaataaatgatatttgTTCATTTTAATCCAAGATATTTTAAATATCATTCATTTAACATtcatccaaaaaaataaaatgtgagGCCCAATCAGTAAACTTGGGCGGAAGTCCAATATACTACAACCCAGATATCTGGGAATATAAACGTAAACCGCTCTTAGAAAACAAAGAATAGCGCAAAGAGGAATTTAGCGAAGAAGGATCTCATCTCGAGCCTCGAGGTACAGTCGTTCAGAAGCTTATCGCTCAATAAACCGTAAGATTCTTTGACAACTTTTTGAAGTAATCCTTATcgatttttatatgtaaaatcaatcaaatttttttattttactccGACCCAGAAGGCTGTAAGTGGGGTATATCCTCAATCTGCTAATTTTTTAGGAAATGCAAACAATGGAAATGGCTCGGGTTACATTGAAAGTAGGGTTATAGCTGGGGTTACAGCTCTGCTTGATATTatgtattttgaaaaaattagtgttcgtagataaaaataaataaataaataatgcatTAACACTATATTCGTATTTTTTAGGTGTCAGACTTTTGTAATCTGTTTGTGAACTACTCGGTATACAAAATATTGCATAGTCTTGTATCATGTTTCTCTGCAAGTGTAGAGTCTTGTGTTGCTTGACATAATCTATGCATGTGAACAATTTATTCTAAGAAGCAAGAAGAAGGTTATGTTTGGGTATGTATCTAGAAACTGTCACGTGCTGCTTTTCGTTATGTATGTACATGCATCATAGATGCAAGTCTTGGAATTGCTATAAATACTTTCAATTATGAATATGTATATCTACATTTTCTGTTGTTTGATTGGTAAAGGCATGAAAGTCCTATGTTTCAGTCCTAATAGGATGTCAACGACGGAAAATGGTAGAGACACATCACCTAGGGCTGTCAGTTTTAGAGATCGTTACATGGAGTATTGTGTTGACGCCATGCCCGAGTTCCATGGAGTATGTGACCCTATAGCAGCGATGTTGTGGATTACTAAAATGGAGTTAATATTTGATGCCCTTGagtctgatgatgaagagaaggtAGCCTTTGCTGTTTCTAAATTGACACACAAAGCCCTGTTTTGGTGGGACAACGTCAAGGATGCAAGTGGTCCCGAGACTGCAAGAAAGATGACATGGAGTCAATTTAAGGAAGTTTTTAAAGAGGAGTTTCGACCGATGATCAGGGTGATGAAACTAGTAGAAGAGTTTTTCACAATCAAACAAGGTAGTCGAACAGTGCAGGAGTACATATCACGTTTTGAGGAGCTGTGGTGGTTTATTGAGTCCCATGTTACGCCTGAAGAGCTAAAGACATGCTTGTTTGTGAAAGGTTTGAAGGCCAACATTCAAAAGTTCATCTCTTCAAAGGACATGACTAGTTTTCAGACGTCGGTGAACGCTGCATTAGCAATTGAAAGTAGACAGAACAGAGAGATGGAAGAGAGGAGTAACTGCAAAAGATACTAGGGTCTGGTGAATGTAGTTATGTTTCTTAGGGATGTTTGAAGGAAAATGTTCCAGTCCGGGTCAAAATGCAGTATTACATTCTAAAAAAGTGTGCATCTCTTATGGTTTATGACTAGTTCAGTTGTTTGGCTAATTGTATGCAAGCTTTATTCACTTGCAATTCTGGTTTTACAGCTAGTTGACTTTTATGATTTCTAAAGTTTTATTATCATTTTGATTCTTGACATTTATGATTCTTTTTTTAGTAATATAAGGTGGTTCTATAAAATGATTTTCGGCAGTGATGGTGCTTCGACCTCCCATATTTTGCATACACCTGTTGTACCTTTCAACTTTTCAAGAATAGTCGTAAACAGGTGTACTACTTGTTGATATGATAGGATTGGGTAATGCGGTTAGATGTAAAACCCGAAAAAAATTAACACTTATAGCTTAAGCAGATATATAcaagaagaaaaataatattaatattattattatcaactataaataaataactaattaaatatgagTACAAGTTACCTATAGCTGAAGcagataataaataaattattctaCGGATAGTTATAATACAGATAGAATTAGGACTATCGAAAACAACTAAATCTCAGAGTATTAGCCGACGTCTCTTGGCTTTATAAACTTACGTGACTTTATATATTCACAATCCCTTTTAATAACTTGTCGCGTTTATTAATAGGAGATTTACAGGGAGTTCATATAGCGTTTCGGGTTTTAATCCTTCGTCTTGCATGTGAGGTATACTAGCTTTGAACCATCTCTGAATATTGAtcctttattatatatttaacgtCATCTTAAGGTGATGAACAGGGATATTGTGAGTAttaaaataaagggaaaatgttaaatgaagcccCACGTTTCCATATCAAATgtcctgaattttatggtaattgtacaactatttaataccCCTCAACGAAAGCcctagcaaaaccctaaaataaatGATGTAATTTTGAGAAAAACGGAGCTTTGATCACTGAAATACGTTTAATTACTTCAGAACTAAAGCGTCATGTAGTTAAATTATGTGACGTAAGTTTACCCAATTGTGTTCATACTTTTAGGTTCTTCCCAACAGTCGCAACATGCTTTAAATATTCTTTATTGGTAATAAACGCATGCTTTAAATCCGGGTGGTGTTTTAATGTGTATATTGAACAACTCTGGCGCTGAGATCTTAAAAGATAATATTTGTTTCTCCAGTCCTAATTTGCAGTTGTTGCTGTGGTAGCTAGTCTGACTCGGTTGTTGTACATTTTCATCTTAATATGGTGCCTTCTCCATCTAACTGCAAGCTAGGTCTATGATTTTTTACTCCTGTTTTCTTTGGATTCAGATTAATATATCTTTCTTTGAGCATGtatctttttatagtttttgttaatGAAACACCACTAACACATTACACATTACAAGTGAATAAGTGATTTGAATTTAAGTTACATATATTAGTATTACACGaaaccctttatatatatatatatatttatatagaagtCACAGTAGTTACGTTGAAAGTTGTCAATAATAGGTATAACTATTCTTTTTTCACCGTTGACTTGTAACACCACCCAAAAACATCAGAAAGTAAGTAGTGTGACAGAGCGACagagtaaaataaataaactagatAAATTAATTATCCCGACcacttttttggtaattaaaccagactatttgcagtgattatcgctgcaaatagtgatatttttgtccatatccaactatttgtaGCGATTACTGACAGAGGTCCGCTATTTTTTGCCAGACTATTTGCAAtgactatcgctgcaaatagtaggTGTGATCTAGATACCAAAAAAGCTTGGTTGGGATATGAATCCCTTAAATCGACATAGCCAAGTAAAACTAGTCTACCCTATATGATATCAATGACATACATAATAGACAAAATGAAATAGATATACAGAATCGTATGATTGCAACATATCAGAACCAtgggttttgttttatttttgttttttaactgtTT includes these proteins:
- the LOC122580578 gene encoding uncharacterized protein LOC122580578, which codes for MSTTENGRDTSPRAVSFRDRYMEYCVDAMPEFHGVCDPIAAMLWITKMELIFDALESDDEEKVAFAVSKLTHKALFWWDNVKDASGPETARKMTWSQFKEVFKEEFRPMIRVMKLVEEFFTIKQGSRTVQEYISRFEELWWFIESHVTPEELKTCLFVKGLKANIQKFISSKDMTSFQTSVNAALAIESRQNREMEERSNCKRY